The proteins below are encoded in one region of Xenopus laevis strain J_2021 chromosome 8L, Xenopus_laevis_v10.1, whole genome shotgun sequence:
- the dbh.L gene encoding dopamine beta-hydroxylase: MANRRLYSFANLRIREVVPVYFTMLAIFMILLVASLQGPSRQESSFPYHVPLDPQGSLQLYWNVSYTEKVVYFQILIKNLKYGMIFGMSDRGDFEEADMAVLWTNGLSSFFGDAWSDQHGQLHMDSQQDYELLNAEQAHEGLYLLFKRPFATCDPKDYLIEDGTVHLIYALLESPFSTLSAIDVFAIKKRGLQRVQLLKPDLSIPRLPSDVLSMEVRAPEVLIPAKETTYWCHITELPKDFKKHHIVMYEPVITKGHEAIVHHIEVFQCASNYFTIHQYNGPCDSKMKPQSLNSCRHVLAAWAMGAKAFYYPEETGLSIGGPDSSRYLRLEVHYHNPLELTGLRDSSGIRLYYTPTLRKYDAGIMEVGLVYSPVMAIPPGQKDFSLTGYCTDKCTHTALPPNGIKIFASQLHTHLAGRTVSTVLVREGKETEVVNADAHYSPHFQEIRMLKKVVHVLPGDVMVTRCLYNTEDRRNVTVGGFSITDEMCVNYMHYYPRTDLELCKSMVDSGYLQKYFHMVNSFNSDDVCTCPDTIVTEQFHEVPWNSFSSGVLKSLYGFAPISMHCNRSSAVRFPGEWEKQPLPQISENLPPPKINCPAKDSKNPIGKGPTLVRIKEHRSL, translated from the exons ATGGCAAATAGAAGGCTCTACTCTTTCGCCAATCTCAGGATAAGGGAAGTGGTCCCTGTCTATTTCACAATGTTGGCCATATTTATGATTCTCCTGGTGGCATCACTGCAGGGCCCATCCCGGCAGGAGTCATCCTTTCCGTACCATGTACCACTGGATCCCCAAGGTTCTCTCCAACTCTACTGGAATGTTAGTTACACTGAAAAAGTGGTCTACTTCCAGATCCTGATAAAGAATCTGAAATACGGGATGATTTTTGGGATGTCAGATAGAGGAGACTTTGAAGAAGCCGACATGGCTGTGCTCTGGACCAACGGACTGTCCTCTTTCTTTGGA GATGCCTGGAGTGACCAACATGGGCAACTCCACATGGATTCCCAACAAGACTATGAACTGCTGAATGCCGAACAGGCTCATGAGGGTCTCTATCTTCTCTTTAAAAGACCATTTGCCACATGTGATCCAAAGGATTACCTGATTGAG GATGGGACAGTGCACTTAATATATGCTCTGCTGGAGAGTCCATTCTCCACCCTTTCTGCTATTGatgtttttgccataaaaaaacgGGGGCTTCAGAGAGTGCAACTCCTGAAGCCAGACCTCTCCATTCCTAGACTCCCATCAGATGTCCTCAGCATGGAAGTCAGGGCCCCCGAGGTTCTCATTCCTGCCAAAGAAACCACTTACTGGTGCCATATTACAGAGCTTCCTAAAGACTTCAAGAAGCACCACATTGTTATG TATGAGCCTGTGATTACAAAGGGACATGAAGCCATTGTCCATCACATTGAGGTCTTCCAATGTGCCTCCAACTACTTCACAATTCACCAATATAATGGACCGTGTGACTCCAAAATGAAACCCCAAAGCTTAAACTCTTGTCGCCATGTCTTGGCTGCCTGGGCAATGGGTGCTAAG GCTTTTTACTATCCAGAAGAAACTGGCTTGTCCATTGGCGGGCCTGATTCTTCTAGATACCTTCGGCTTGAGGTCCATTATCACAATCCGCTGGAGTTAACAG GTCTCAGGGACTCATCTGGCATCCGACTTTATTACACACCGACTCTAAGAAAATACGATGCTGGCATCATGGAGGTTGGCTTAGTCTATTCACCAGTGATGGCTATCCCACCTGGACAGAAGGACTTCAGTCTGACTGGTTACTGCACAGACAAATGCACACATACA GCCCTGCCGCCCAATGGAATCAAAATCTTTGCCTCTCAGCTCCACACTCATCTGGCTGGAAGAACAGTTTCCACCGTCTTAGTCCGGGAGGGTAAAGAAACTGAGGTTGTGAATGCTGATGCCCATTATAGCCCACACTTTCAG GAAATACGAATGCTGAAGAAAGTTGTACATGTTTTACCG GGGGATGTGATGGTAACCAGATGTTTGTACAACACTGAAGACAGAAGAAATGTTACAGTG GGCGGTTTCAGCATCACGGACGAAATGTGTGTAAATTACATGCACTATTACCCACGGACAGACCTGGAGTTGTGCAAAAGCATGGTGGATTCCGGCTACCTGCAGAAATACTTCCACATGGTCAACAG TTTCAACAGTGACGATGTCTGCACCTGTCCCGACACAATTGTTACCGAGCAGTTCCATGAGGTTCCGTGGAATTCATTCAGCAGCGGGGTCCTGAAGTCCTTGTATGGCTTTGCACCCATCTCCATGCATTGCAATAGGTCCTCTGCCGTACGCTTCCCA GGGGAATGGGAAAAGCAGCCGCTGCCACAGATCAGTGAAAACCTACCTCCACCCAAAATCAACTGCCCGGCCAAGGACAGCAAAAACCCCATAGGCAAAGGGCCGACCCTTGTACGTATTAAGGAGCACAGATCATTATAA